A region of Struthio camelus isolate bStrCam1 chromosome 30, bStrCam1.hap1, whole genome shotgun sequence DNA encodes the following proteins:
- the RORC gene encoding nuclear receptor ROR-gamma isoform X4 codes for MHFTHNSMHCTRTHTTHGHLAQVFMPHLLHTCTTHTPTTHKCTLQTFVHTTRTYDAHVCFALVHAWHTQHSPTMHTHFAHACASHASVMRTHFATHVHVPHARTAHTFWTCSCTTHIHEAHTHLQVFTHYTQPRCTTTRTHSACISCMCLCTACTHNVHTLLHTCRVPAAVKFGRMSKKQRDRLHAEVQQQLEQRERERERERGAEPGATAFTLGLAAGPLALGRRGHPPVPSATHGRFGESLRPLARHASPEPGKAEGRAGALGGLEPQPAPEPQLEPARATGAKRGPEGPGDALDSYTGVCSLLEPPTTSLVDIERLTQNVLKSHQETCQLHTDDLQLRRWETFSRDEVGAYQKKSTEEMWERCACRITEAIQHVVEFAKRMGGFMELCQNDQIILLKAGCPELISSIFDFAHSLCSLHFSESEVALFTALVLVNANRPWLQERAKVARLQGDLEVAFRLLLRKTHREGILAKLPPKGRLRALCSQHVEELQAFRRRHPGVLHTAFPPLYKELFASEAEPPGTH; via the exons ATGCACTTTACACATAATTCCATGCACTGCACTCGCACGCATACAACGCACGGGCACTTAGCGCAGGTATTCATGCCTCACCTGCTGCACACatgcaccacacacacacccacaacGCACAAATGCACTTTACAGACCTTCGTGCACACCACACGCACCTATGATGCACACGTGTGCTTTGCACTTGTTCATGCATGGCACACACAACACTCACCCACAATGCACACGCACTTTGCACATGCCTGTGCATCACATGCCTCCGTGATGCGCACCCATTTTGCAACCCATGTTCATGTACCTCACGCACGCACAGCGCACACATTTTGGACGTGCTCGTGCACCACACACATTCATGAGGCACACACGCACTTGCAGGTGTTCACGCACTACACACAACCACGATGCACCACCACACGCACCCACAGTGCATGCATATCTTGTATGTGTTTGTGCACCGCGTGCACCCATAATGTGCACACACTTTTGCACACCTGCCGTGTGCCTGCAGCCGTCAAGTTCGGGCGCATGTCCAAGAAGCAGCGGGACCGGCTGCACGCtgaggtgcagcagcagctggagcagcgggagcgggagcgggagcgggagagGGGCGCTGAGCCGGGTGCCACGGCCTTCACCTTGGGGCTCGCTGCGGGGCCGCTGGCCCTGGGGCGCCGGGGCCACCCGCCAGTGCCCTCGGCCACCCACGGCCGCTTCGGCGAGTCGCTGCGCCCCCTCGCCCGCCATGCCAGCCCCGAGCCTGGCAAGGCGGAGGGCAGAGCAGGCGCTTTGGGTGGCCTCGAGCCCCAGCCAGCGCCTGAGCCCCAGCTGGAGCCTGCCCGGGCGACTGGGGCCAAGCGGGGCCCCGAGGGACCTGGGGACGCCCTCGACTCCTACACCGGTGTCTGCAGCCTCCTGGAGCCCCCCACCACCTCCCTTGTGGACATCG AGCGTCTTACCCAGAATGTCCTCAAGTCACACCAGGAAACATGCCAGCTCCACACCGACGACTTGCAGCTCCGGCGCTGGGAGACCTTCTCCCGTGACGAGGTCGGCGCCTACCAGAAGAAG TCCACGGAGGAGATGTGGGAGCGCTGCGCCTGCCGCATCACCGAGGCCATCCAGCACGTGGTGGAGTTCGCTAAGCGCATGGGCGGTTTCATGGAGCTCTGCCAGAATGACCAGATCATCCTGCTCAAGGCGG GCTGCCCCGAGCTCATCAGCTCCATCTTCGACTTCGCGCACAGCCTCTGCTCGCTGCACTTCTCCGAGAGCGAGGTGGCCCTCTTCACCGCCCTCGTCCTCGTCAACGCCA ACCGCCCGTGGCTGCAGGAGCGGGCAAAGGTGGCCCGGCTGCAGGGAGACCTGGAAGTCGCCTTCCGCCTCCTGCTCCGCAAGACCCACCGCGAGGGCATCCTGGCCAAg CTGCCACCCAAGGGGCGCCTGCGGGCGCTGTGCTCGCAGCACGTGGAGGAGCTGCAGGCCTTCCGGCgccggcaccccggggtgctccaCACCGCCTTCCCCCCGCTCTACAAGGAGCTCTTCGCCTCCGAGGCCGAGCCCCCCGGCACCCACTGA
- the RORC gene encoding nuclear receptor ROR-gamma isoform X1, with protein sequence MRAQIEVIPCKICGDKSSGIHYGVITCEGCKGFFRRSQQSSLSYACSRQQNCPIDRASRNRCQHCRLQKCLRLGMSRDASWSPPPPPLWTSSVLPRMSSSHTRKHASSTPTTCSSGAGRPSPVTRSAPTRRSPRRRCGSAAPAASPRPSSTWWSSLSAWAVSWSSARMTRSSCSRRAAPSSSAPSSTSRTASARCTSPRARWPSSPPSSSSTPTARGCRSGQRWPGCRETWKSPSASCSARPTARASWPSCHPRGACGRCARSTWRSCRPSGAGTPGCSTPPSPRSTRSSSPPRPSPPAPTEPAPPRGRPDAWVLALPCPRLPLPGAGGAGGWVTSRRSSNRWCCVTRRCSVTQGVLQHLEVLHHLGALRHPGMLQQQTVLRHPGMLHHRGCSNNRRCCVTQGCSATGGAPTTGGAASPGDAPPPGVLQQPAVLRHPGMLRHRGCSNNRRCCVTQGCSATGGVPTTDGAASPGDALSPRGAPTTGGAASPRDAPPPGVFQQPAVLHHPGMLCHPGVLQQPAVLCHPGMLCHPGVLQQPAVLCHPGMLCHPGVLQQPAVLRHPGMLRHRGCSNNRRCCVTRGCSVTQGCSSTWRFSITRGCCINQGRSSNCGCCITRRRAVPRGAPRPAPAVTRTDRPAPPQPRVGMGGQ encoded by the exons CCCAGATCGAGGTGATCCCCTGCAAGATCTGCGGGGACAAGTCCTCGGGGATCCACTACGGCGTCATCACCTGCGAGGGCTGCAAG GGCTTCTTCCGGCGGAGCCAGCAGAGCAGCCTGAGCTACGCCTGCAGCCGCCAGCAGAACTGCCCCATCGACCGGGCGAGCCGCAAccgctgccagcactgccgcctCCAGAAGTGCCTGCGCCTCGGCATGTCACGGGACG CCTCCTGGAGCCCCCCACCACCTCCCTTGTGGACATCG AGCGTCTTACCCAGAATGTCCTCAAGTCACACCAGGAAACATGCCAGCTCCACACCGACGACTTGCAGCTCCGGCGCTGGGAGACCTTCTCCCGTGACGAGGTCGGCGCCTACCAGAAGAAG TCCACGGAGGAGATGTGGGAGCGCTGCGCCTGCCGCATCACCGAGGCCATCCAGCACGTGGTGGAGTTCGCTAAGCGCATGGGCGGTTTCATGGAGCTCTGCCAGAATGACCAGATCATCCTGCTCAAGGCGG GCTGCCCCGAGCTCATCAGCTCCATCTTCGACTTCGCGCACAGCCTCTGCTCGCTGCACTTCTCCGAGAGCGAGGTGGCCCTCTTCACCGCCCTCGTCCTCGTCAACGCCA ACCGCCCGTGGCTGCAGGAGCGGGCAAAGGTGGCCCGGCTGCAGGGAGACCTGGAAGTCGCCTTCCGCCTCCTGCTCCGCAAGACCCACCGCGAGGGCATCCTGGCCAAg CTGCCACCCAAGGGGCGCCTGCGGGCGCTGTGCTCGCAGCACGTGGAGGAGCTGCAGGCCTTCCGGCgccggcaccccggggtgctccaCACCGCCTTCCCCCCGCTCTACAAGGAGCTCTTCGCCTCCGAGGCCGAGCCCCCCGGCACCCACTGAGCCAGCACCGCcccgggggcgcccggacgcctgggtccttgccctgccctgcccccggctccccctgcctggggctgggggtgcggggggctgGGTCACCTCGAGGCGCTCCAGCAACCGGTGGTGCTGTGTCACCCGAAGATGCTCCGTCACCCAGGGGGTGCTCCAGCACCTGGAGGTTCTCCATCACCTGGGGGCGCTGCGTCACCCGGGGATGCTCCAACAACAAACGGTGCTGCGTCACCCAGGGATGCTCCACCACCGGGGGTGCTCCAACAACCGGCGGTGCTGCGTCACCCAGGGATGCTCCGCCACCGGGGGTGCTCCAACAACCGGCGGTGCTGCGTCACCCGGGGATGCTCCGCCACCGGGGGTGCTCCAACAACCGGCGGTGCTGCGTCACCCGGGGATGCTCCGCCACCGGGGGTGCTCCAACAACCGGCGGTGCTGTGTCACCCAGGGATGCTCCGCCACCGGGGGTGTTCCAACAACCGACGGTGCTGCGTCACCCGGGGATGCTCTGTCACCCAGGGGTGCTCCAACAACCGGCGGTGCTGCGTCACCCAGGGATGCTCCGCCACCGGGGGTGTTCCAACAACCGGCGGTGCTGCATCACCCGGGGATGCTCTGTCACCCAGGGGTGCTCCAACAACCGGCGGTGCTGTGTCACCCAGGGATGCTCTGTCACCCAGGGGTGCTCCAACAACCGGCGGTGCTGTGTCACCCAGGGATGCTCTGTCACCCAGGGGTGCTCCAACAACCGGCGGTGCTGCGTCACCCGGGGATGCTCCGCCACCGGGGGTGCTCCAACAACCGGCGGTGCTGCGTCACCCGGGGATGCTCTGTCACCCAGGGGTGCTCCAGCACCTGGCGGTTCTCCATCACCCGGGGGTGCTGCATCAACCAAGGGCGCTCCAGCAACTGTGGGTGCTGCATCACCCGAAGACGCGCCGTCCCCCggggggcccctcgccctgccccggcggTGACCCGCACGGACAGGCCAGCGCCCCCGCAGCCACGCGTGGGTATGGGCGGGCAATAA
- the RORC gene encoding nuclear receptor ROR-gamma isoform X3: protein MHFTHNSMHCTRTHTTHGHLAQVFMPHLLHTCTTHTPTTHKCTLQTFVHTTRTYDAHVCFALVHAWHTQHSPTMHTHFAHACASHASVMRTHFATHVHVPHARTAHTFWTCSCTTHIHEAHTHLQVFTHYTQPRCTTTRTHSACISCMCLCTACTHNVHTLLHTCRVPAAVKFGRMSKKQRDRLHAEVQQQLEQRERERERERGAEPGATAFTLGLAAGPLALGRRGHPPVPSATHGRFGESLRPLARHASPEPGKAEGRAGALGGLEPQPAPEPQLEPARATGAKRGPEGPGDALDSYTGVCSLLEPPTTSLVDIERLTQNVLKSHQETCQLHTDDLQLRRWETFSRDEVGAYQKKSTEEMWERCACRITEAIQHVVEFAKRMGGFMELCQNDQIILLKAGAMEVVLVRMCRAFNSDNRTVFFEGKFAGPELFKSLGCPELISSIFDFAHSLCSLHFSESEVALFTALVLVNANRPWLQERAKVARLQGDLEVAFRLLLRKTHREGILAKLPPKGRLRALCSQHVEELQAFRRRHPGVLHTAFPPLYKELFASEAEPPGTH, encoded by the exons ATGCACTTTACACATAATTCCATGCACTGCACTCGCACGCATACAACGCACGGGCACTTAGCGCAGGTATTCATGCCTCACCTGCTGCACACatgcaccacacacacacccacaacGCACAAATGCACTTTACAGACCTTCGTGCACACCACACGCACCTATGATGCACACGTGTGCTTTGCACTTGTTCATGCATGGCACACACAACACTCACCCACAATGCACACGCACTTTGCACATGCCTGTGCATCACATGCCTCCGTGATGCGCACCCATTTTGCAACCCATGTTCATGTACCTCACGCACGCACAGCGCACACATTTTGGACGTGCTCGTGCACCACACACATTCATGAGGCACACACGCACTTGCAGGTGTTCACGCACTACACACAACCACGATGCACCACCACACGCACCCACAGTGCATGCATATCTTGTATGTGTTTGTGCACCGCGTGCACCCATAATGTGCACACACTTTTGCACACCTGCCGTGTGCCTGCAGCCGTCAAGTTCGGGCGCATGTCCAAGAAGCAGCGGGACCGGCTGCACGCtgaggtgcagcagcagctggagcagcgggagcgggagcgggagcgggagagGGGCGCTGAGCCGGGTGCCACGGCCTTCACCTTGGGGCTCGCTGCGGGGCCGCTGGCCCTGGGGCGCCGGGGCCACCCGCCAGTGCCCTCGGCCACCCACGGCCGCTTCGGCGAGTCGCTGCGCCCCCTCGCCCGCCATGCCAGCCCCGAGCCTGGCAAGGCGGAGGGCAGAGCAGGCGCTTTGGGTGGCCTCGAGCCCCAGCCAGCGCCTGAGCCCCAGCTGGAGCCTGCCCGGGCGACTGGGGCCAAGCGGGGCCCCGAGGGACCTGGGGACGCCCTCGACTCCTACACCGGTGTCTGCAGCCTCCTGGAGCCCCCCACCACCTCCCTTGTGGACATCG AGCGTCTTACCCAGAATGTCCTCAAGTCACACCAGGAAACATGCCAGCTCCACACCGACGACTTGCAGCTCCGGCGCTGGGAGACCTTCTCCCGTGACGAGGTCGGCGCCTACCAGAAGAAG TCCACGGAGGAGATGTGGGAGCGCTGCGCCTGCCGCATCACCGAGGCCATCCAGCACGTGGTGGAGTTCGCTAAGCGCATGGGCGGTTTCATGGAGCTCTGCCAGAATGACCAGATCATCCTGCTCAAGGCGG GCGCCATGGAGGTGGTGCTGGTGAGGATGTGCCGGGCCTTCAACTCGGACAACCGGACCGTCTTCTTCGAGGGCAAATTTGCTGGGCCGGAGCTCTTCAAGTCCCTGG GCTGCCCCGAGCTCATCAGCTCCATCTTCGACTTCGCGCACAGCCTCTGCTCGCTGCACTTCTCCGAGAGCGAGGTGGCCCTCTTCACCGCCCTCGTCCTCGTCAACGCCA ACCGCCCGTGGCTGCAGGAGCGGGCAAAGGTGGCCCGGCTGCAGGGAGACCTGGAAGTCGCCTTCCGCCTCCTGCTCCGCAAGACCCACCGCGAGGGCATCCTGGCCAAg CTGCCACCCAAGGGGCGCCTGCGGGCGCTGTGCTCGCAGCACGTGGAGGAGCTGCAGGCCTTCCGGCgccggcaccccggggtgctccaCACCGCCTTCCCCCCGCTCTACAAGGAGCTCTTCGCCTCCGAGGCCGAGCCCCCCGGCACCCACTGA
- the RORC gene encoding nuclear receptor ROR-gamma isoform X2 — protein MHFTHNSMHCTRTHTTHGHLAQVFMPHLLHTCTTHTPTTHKCTLQTFVHTTRTYDAHVCFALVHAWHTQHSPTMHTHFAHACASHASVMRTHFATHVHVPHARTAHTFWTCSCTTHIHEAHTHLQVFTHYTQPRCTTTRTHSACISCMCLCTACTHNVHTLLHTCRVPAAVKFGRMSKKQRDRLHAEVQQQLEQRERERERERGAEPGATAFTLGLAAGPLALGRRGHPPVPSATHGRFGESLRPLARHASPEPGKAEGRAGALGGLEPQPAPEPQLEPARATGAKRGPEGPGDALDSYTGVCSLLEPPTTSLVDIERLTQNVLKSHQETCQLHTDDLQLRRWETFSRDEVGAYQKKSTEEMWERCACRITEAIQHVVEFAKRMGGFMELCQNDQIILLKAGARAGAMEVVLVRMCRAFNSDNRTVFFEGKFAGPELFKSLGCPELISSIFDFAHSLCSLHFSESEVALFTALVLVNANRPWLQERAKVARLQGDLEVAFRLLLRKTHREGILAKLPPKGRLRALCSQHVEELQAFRRRHPGVLHTAFPPLYKELFASEAEPPGTH, from the exons ATGCACTTTACACATAATTCCATGCACTGCACTCGCACGCATACAACGCACGGGCACTTAGCGCAGGTATTCATGCCTCACCTGCTGCACACatgcaccacacacacacccacaacGCACAAATGCACTTTACAGACCTTCGTGCACACCACACGCACCTATGATGCACACGTGTGCTTTGCACTTGTTCATGCATGGCACACACAACACTCACCCACAATGCACACGCACTTTGCACATGCCTGTGCATCACATGCCTCCGTGATGCGCACCCATTTTGCAACCCATGTTCATGTACCTCACGCACGCACAGCGCACACATTTTGGACGTGCTCGTGCACCACACACATTCATGAGGCACACACGCACTTGCAGGTGTTCACGCACTACACACAACCACGATGCACCACCACACGCACCCACAGTGCATGCATATCTTGTATGTGTTTGTGCACCGCGTGCACCCATAATGTGCACACACTTTTGCACACCTGCCGTGTGCCTGCAGCCGTCAAGTTCGGGCGCATGTCCAAGAAGCAGCGGGACCGGCTGCACGCtgaggtgcagcagcagctggagcagcgggagcgggagcgggagcgggagagGGGCGCTGAGCCGGGTGCCACGGCCTTCACCTTGGGGCTCGCTGCGGGGCCGCTGGCCCTGGGGCGCCGGGGCCACCCGCCAGTGCCCTCGGCCACCCACGGCCGCTTCGGCGAGTCGCTGCGCCCCCTCGCCCGCCATGCCAGCCCCGAGCCTGGCAAGGCGGAGGGCAGAGCAGGCGCTTTGGGTGGCCTCGAGCCCCAGCCAGCGCCTGAGCCCCAGCTGGAGCCTGCCCGGGCGACTGGGGCCAAGCGGGGCCCCGAGGGACCTGGGGACGCCCTCGACTCCTACACCGGTGTCTGCAGCCTCCTGGAGCCCCCCACCACCTCCCTTGTGGACATCG AGCGTCTTACCCAGAATGTCCTCAAGTCACACCAGGAAACATGCCAGCTCCACACCGACGACTTGCAGCTCCGGCGCTGGGAGACCTTCTCCCGTGACGAGGTCGGCGCCTACCAGAAGAAG TCCACGGAGGAGATGTGGGAGCGCTGCGCCTGCCGCATCACCGAGGCCATCCAGCACGTGGTGGAGTTCGCTAAGCGCATGGGCGGTTTCATGGAGCTCTGCCAGAATGACCAGATCATCCTGCTCAAGGCGG GGGCTCGCGCAGGCGCCATGGAGGTGGTGCTGGTGAGGATGTGCCGGGCCTTCAACTCGGACAACCGGACCGTCTTCTTCGAGGGCAAATTTGCTGGGCCGGAGCTCTTCAAGTCCCTGG GCTGCCCCGAGCTCATCAGCTCCATCTTCGACTTCGCGCACAGCCTCTGCTCGCTGCACTTCTCCGAGAGCGAGGTGGCCCTCTTCACCGCCCTCGTCCTCGTCAACGCCA ACCGCCCGTGGCTGCAGGAGCGGGCAAAGGTGGCCCGGCTGCAGGGAGACCTGGAAGTCGCCTTCCGCCTCCTGCTCCGCAAGACCCACCGCGAGGGCATCCTGGCCAAg CTGCCACCCAAGGGGCGCCTGCGGGCGCTGTGCTCGCAGCACGTGGAGGAGCTGCAGGCCTTCCGGCgccggcaccccggggtgctccaCACCGCCTTCCCCCCGCTCTACAAGGAGCTCTTCGCCTCCGAGGCCGAGCCCCCCGGCACCCACTGA
- the RORC gene encoding nuclear receptor ROR-gamma isoform X5 → MRAQIEVIPCKICGDKSSGIHYGVITCEGCKGFFRRSQQSSLSYACSRQQNCPIDRASRNRCQHCRLQKCLRLGMSRDAVKFGRMSKKQRDRLHAEVQQQLEQRERERERERGAEPGATAFTLGLAAGPLALGRRGHPPVPSATHGRFGESLRPLARHASPEPGKAEGRAGALGGLEPQPAPEPQLEPARATGAKRGPEGPGDALDSYTGVCSLLEPPTTSLVDIERLTQNVLKSHQETCQLHTDDLQLRRWETFSRDEVGAYQKKSTEEMWERCACRITEAIQHVVEFAKRMGGFMELCQNDQIILLKAGARAGAMEVVLVRMCRAFNSDNRTVFFEGKFAGPELFKSLGCPELISSIFDFAHSLCSLHFSESEVALFTALVLVNANRPWLQERAKVARLQGDLEVAFRLLLRKTHREGILAKLPPKGRLRALCSQHVEELQAFRRRHPGVLHTAFPPLYKELFASEAEPPGTH, encoded by the exons CCCAGATCGAGGTGATCCCCTGCAAGATCTGCGGGGACAAGTCCTCGGGGATCCACTACGGCGTCATCACCTGCGAGGGCTGCAAG GGCTTCTTCCGGCGGAGCCAGCAGAGCAGCCTGAGCTACGCCTGCAGCCGCCAGCAGAACTGCCCCATCGACCGGGCGAGCCGCAAccgctgccagcactgccgcctCCAGAAGTGCCTGCGCCTCGGCATGTCACGGGACG CCGTCAAGTTCGGGCGCATGTCCAAGAAGCAGCGGGACCGGCTGCACGCtgaggtgcagcagcagctggagcagcgggagcgggagcgggagcgggagagGGGCGCTGAGCCGGGTGCCACGGCCTTCACCTTGGGGCTCGCTGCGGGGCCGCTGGCCCTGGGGCGCCGGGGCCACCCGCCAGTGCCCTCGGCCACCCACGGCCGCTTCGGCGAGTCGCTGCGCCCCCTCGCCCGCCATGCCAGCCCCGAGCCTGGCAAGGCGGAGGGCAGAGCAGGCGCTTTGGGTGGCCTCGAGCCCCAGCCAGCGCCTGAGCCCCAGCTGGAGCCTGCCCGGGCGACTGGGGCCAAGCGGGGCCCCGAGGGACCTGGGGACGCCCTCGACTCCTACACCGGTGTCTGCAGCCTCCTGGAGCCCCCCACCACCTCCCTTGTGGACATCG AGCGTCTTACCCAGAATGTCCTCAAGTCACACCAGGAAACATGCCAGCTCCACACCGACGACTTGCAGCTCCGGCGCTGGGAGACCTTCTCCCGTGACGAGGTCGGCGCCTACCAGAAGAAG TCCACGGAGGAGATGTGGGAGCGCTGCGCCTGCCGCATCACCGAGGCCATCCAGCACGTGGTGGAGTTCGCTAAGCGCATGGGCGGTTTCATGGAGCTCTGCCAGAATGACCAGATCATCCTGCTCAAGGCGG GGGCTCGCGCAGGCGCCATGGAGGTGGTGCTGGTGAGGATGTGCCGGGCCTTCAACTCGGACAACCGGACCGTCTTCTTCGAGGGCAAATTTGCTGGGCCGGAGCTCTTCAAGTCCCTGG GCTGCCCCGAGCTCATCAGCTCCATCTTCGACTTCGCGCACAGCCTCTGCTCGCTGCACTTCTCCGAGAGCGAGGTGGCCCTCTTCACCGCCCTCGTCCTCGTCAACGCCA ACCGCCCGTGGCTGCAGGAGCGGGCAAAGGTGGCCCGGCTGCAGGGAGACCTGGAAGTCGCCTTCCGCCTCCTGCTCCGCAAGACCCACCGCGAGGGCATCCTGGCCAAg CTGCCACCCAAGGGGCGCCTGCGGGCGCTGTGCTCGCAGCACGTGGAGGAGCTGCAGGCCTTCCGGCgccggcaccccggggtgctccaCACCGCCTTCCCCCCGCTCTACAAGGAGCTCTTCGCCTCCGAGGCCGAGCCCCCCGGCACCCACTGA